The genomic region AGCTCCACCAAAAAAGGACTCCAAAACTATAAATGTCACTCTTTTCTGTTAGCTGGCTACTCTGAGAGTATTCTGGATCCAAATATCCAAATGTTCCTCATACTAACGTAGTTAACTGACTCTCATCGATGGGAATAAGACtcgtgaagaaagttgaggttccaccataaaactaattagcaaTATGGGGAGTACCCCAACCTCTTGTAAGCTTATGCAAAGTCCCTTCTCTTATCAATATGGGATTCATTTTCAACACGCTGCCTCACgggtggcgaattttcaagtctaacacATAGACAACACAAATCTTGTGATGTAAAGCATGTGTGGCTGTTGAGCTTTACGTAACCTATGTATATGTACCTTGGCAACCACCAGCGGAGTAAGGATTCCTTTTGTAACCCTGTTGGCATTTGCAGCGATATCCAGAACCATTAGATGAATTGTGACATTGACTAGAAGTCGACTGGCATGCATAAGTAGTACTGTTTTTTTGTTCACTTGCTCACACGTTTGGTTCCCAACAGTCCAATCCAACACCACAGGGACAGTAGTCTCCCTCTTGTGAAAGTCTAGAAGATCTGCAGACGAAAAGTTGTTTTCCTCAACTTATACAACAAGAATAACCGCACGGATTGAAGTCAACGAGATTATTATAAGGATAAGAATGGTTGGCAAAACTTTCAACAATGATAGAAAAATCTATCACATTGTCCGGGATAGACATTTGGCAACATCCGCTACCCATGCACGTCCCATTCTTTATGTCCCCTATTCCGCCACAAAGTGACAAACATCCGGTTCTGAACTGCACCGCTGTCGATGTATTCGAGCTTGCAATCGAGTATGCGCCTGAACCGGGCTTGTAATTATTCCGACTGTGTCACACCTTGCGCTTGCTCGAGATTGGAAATTTGGAGTTGGTGATCATGTCAAAAGTGCTTATAAATTGCTCATTGTAACaggagatttttcagtgtgaccggtacacagggtggtacaccacgtgtcattatacaaatactGAGATACGTGTGTTataaagttaataacttaaaaaataaaatttttcaccactcTTATTAAAACAAgtgatgtaccacttgtgttcctgtcataactaaaaatttctccaagctCACAGGATAGGACTGGAGACTCGCAGTTTGTGATTGGCCAGGGATATGTCACGGATAGCTATGCCGGAGTTAGGGAAATATGCTTGTTGGTCTCCGTTTTCTGTATTGTTACAAGCAATGAGAAAGGTTTCATCGAAAGCGCATACTAGAGATGTGCCGAAAGGATAGGGAATATCGATAAGATTGCCACAAGTGCTTTAGCATCCAGGATTCGGTTGCCCGGATTCTGCTTTTTCTGTCAATCACATCATCACCTTGATCATCAtgatcttcatcatcatcatcggaAATACTCGTTCGTGTTCTTGTCAGCCACATGTAGATGTATCTTCTGCATAATTTTCAGAATATTTTGATATTATTTGTTGCCTTAAGTTTGAAGGTTTGTGTATTTAATATTAACCGAGTGAGAGAAACGGGGACCTTCCTAGCTCACTCAATTACGGACTGGAAATTTAACAAATCCtatggttttatttatttaattactattaccttattttttatatacaacatatttacactaaggaggtGGAGGCAAACTCACAATCAGATTCGCATCTAAGATCTGTCACGTACatgtaaagaggaataccactaaagaATAATATTAGGGCGTAACCCTCGCTAGCCAACTTCTGAAATAAGATGTACAAGGCAGTGTAACATATTCATAGGATAACTACCTTCTTTATCGAATATTTGGTATAGACAGCAAATTAAagattaatattatttattaaaggCTTTGGGTGTAGATTTATAGatagataaaagaaaatgaacataaTCTTGGAGAGATTACTTGATTCCAGAAGGGTTTCCAATcaataattaatcaaatcaaagggAGAATCAAAATCAATAAATCAAATCCTTTATGAAAACGTGTACTGTATACAGTAGAGTGTCAGTCAAACCATGATCTCCATCTCAATTACTTAGCATTAAGTTAAgcaatttcaatctttctagcTTAAGTTCGTTTTCGGCACATATAGTGAGGCAGGGGAGAATCGAATTCGATGCTTAGGTCTCGCAAGTTCAGCAAAAATACTCTTAACTAACTGATCTTGAAACCTCTTACTTTAAACTCGAGGTTTCAGACAAACTATTTTTAGGTATATGGCTTTCGTCCTGTGCAGTAATAGTCATGTCTAAGAACAGCGCCTACTAATTTTTACTAATTAACTAACATTTAGCAATGAGAAGAAGCTGGTGTCCTCAATTAATTATGGTCCTCAGACTAAATTAGTGACAACATTGCGAATCCCATTTCTTCCTGACTGGGTCGCCCTATTGACCGTCAAGGACCAATTTTCTAGCCAACCATTTGCGGAAAATACTCCTCCATGCATTTGCATGCATGCACATCCACACCATCTCACTTCTCTTGCTTCTTTATATACTCGGCTTCCTGCAACCTCTTACAAATCCAATACAAGAATTAAGAAGCAAATCAACATTAATTAAGAATCGAAAACAACTATGGCAAGCTTAACTAGTCTGTTTACCACCCTCTCCAAATCCAGCCATGTCGGAGCAGCAATTGCAAAGAACACCACTTTAACTCCTAGGATTTTTTTGGCTACAGCCCCTAGACGACGTATCCAAGTAAGTTTAAATATATCACTAAACATGTCTGGTTTTCTGgttgtatttttatgttttctatAAAGCGATATTGAGGGAGGGGGAATTGAACTCGGGGGCCTCGATTGCAAGATTGAACGTTCTTAACCAGAGAGCTACGTTTCTATTTTATGGTGGTATTAATTTAGTGGAATTGATAACATTATATGTATTGAAGAACAtgtatatttaattaattggtTCATGATCGCAGGCAAGTTCACAGCAAGATGCACCTGCAGTAGAGAATGAAGCTAGGAATGCTGCTGAAAATGTAAAAAACAAGACTTACCCTACTGCGGAGCATATGAAAAACCACAAGTTTCTCGGGTTTTTGTAGTAATTGACGATTATTCGTGTAAATGCAGGTTTCGCAGACAACCAAAGACATGGCCGGCAAGGTGTCTGCAACCGCACAAGATGTGTCTGAGAAAGCAAAGCAGACAGCACAAGATGCTTGGAGCCAAGCCAAGGGCACCGCCCAGAAGGCGACAGACACCGTGATGGGCAAGGCCGAAGAATCCAAGGAGTTCGTCAAAGAAAATGCTGAGCAGGTCAAGAAAAGCATGAATACCAAGAAAGAGACCATATAATGCGTCCTGTCCGTGTCCATATTTCATTTAACCCTCCTTTTCAAAATTGTGTTATATATGTATTTCCCATTTCAAATGTATCCACTATTGGAGAAAGACTTACCTACACTACCGGGATGCACAGTGTTCCAGATCAATAACATGACGGCACATGTTTTAGCCTCGTAATTGATCTGGAACACTGCCACCGTAGCTTCCCGTTTCACTTAAGTCCTCCCATTGTTGAGATATTtgttccttttttgttttgttttttgtttttgttaaattgGGGTATTGTTCCTTACACTGCAAGAAAGTGTTTGGTCTTTCTCTCTTGTATCAAATGTAAAGGAAATTCAAGTGTCAATAAATCCTTCCCCATATTATCTGTATAAATAGTTCAAAAGCTGTTaattgttttgagtttttttcatCTCAATTTCTCAATAATTTAGATTCATGAGCGGCCACAGCAGAATATTATAAGAAACCCTTGGCACAAGCTCAAGCTGAGAAGGCATTACAGGTTGCTGTAACCATTTACTAGAACTG from Pyrus communis chromosome 9, drPyrComm1.1, whole genome shotgun sequence harbors:
- the LOC137746314 gene encoding uncharacterized protein At4g13230-like translates to MASLTSLFTTLSKSSHVGAAIAKNTTLTPRIFLATAPRRRIQASSQQDAPAVENEARNAAENVSQTTKDMAGKVSATAQDVSEKAKQTAQDAWSQAKGTAQKATDTVMGKAEESKEFVKENAEQVKKSMNTKKETI